The Aspergillus fumigatus Af293 chromosome 3, whole genome shotgun sequence region GATCGACCAGCCGAGTGAAAAATTGATAGAGACTGTGCTGCGGGCGAAGAAAATCGAACTGAAAGTTCCTCGCTTCGCGCTGCGACAGAGCGGTCATAAATGACTTGCCCCTCTTCGCAACATAGAGCGCCGTAAGTTTAACGACCTCCAGATCCTGTGCGTTGATGATAGGCATCCGAGCCGAAAAGTGAAATTCCGGTGGCTGTGCGGGCCCCTTGGGCTTCTCTGGTTCTGGAGCTGCTGTTGACTCGCCTGGACGACCTGCTGCTACTGCGgtccctcttccttctttgaTTTCGTTCAACCGCCACTGGTAAAAGCTCGCATAAGCATCCCCGGGGTTCAGAAAGGAGAATTTCGGGttgtttttctctttttcgcgCACACGTTCTGGAAGAGTACTGTTAGCTTAAAATGGAACATGAAAATCGATGAATCGACGTAGACCGATAGCGCACCTTCGAAAACAAATCCGTTGCGAGCAACATAGCCTGCAGTTTTCTCCACAATAGCTACATGAAATGTCAGCATATATCTCCAGCAGAAACCTTTAGGGGGACGAACCTCGAATGTCTTTAGGTGGCAGAACCACACCCTCTGGAGGTTTGTTCACCTCATCTGGAAGAGTTGGAGTATTCCCGTTGGAAGCCATATTCAATTCCAGGATCAGAACGACGATGGAAAATGTCAGGACGGTGTGGTTGCTGTCCTTGACTCCACTGGCGTGCTCTTTGACCTGGGACTGACTTCATTGGGAGGGAAAGTTGCCGCGCGCCTGGTTGGCGGCTATCAGATAAACGCGCGCATAGGCACTTTACTATTTTTGGTGGGGCCTTTTTAAGCACAGCTAAAAATTACAACTAGTAATTTTTGTCACAAATTTGATGGCGGTACTGCGTACCTACTTACTTCGTACTCGGGACATATAATGTAAGGTACCTCACCTATGTGCCTGGGTACATCCCCATTCGTAAGTATTACTTGGTCCTAATTGATTGCGGTCGCAGGTTCTTGGGGGTCCTAAGAATGGAGTTGAATGGCAGCCAAAGGTATTCATTTGATAATGAGCCTTGACAGCAAAGACGTTTCAAAGTAAAGCCAACGGTGTCTTTGAGATAGTTAAGTACCTGCCACCAAAGGTCGCTCTTCGAAGTGGCTCCTATCTCGGTACTCAGAAAACACCGGCCCCATACTACCCTTACTTAGCTCTAGTCCGCCTCCGCTGACATCTGGCCTAAACTGATCAAACGCTTTCTTTGACCTCCTGATTGTTTCTCACATGTTGTCCTGCTTATGCTACTCCTTTCGGTAGTagccttcctcctcttcctttcaCCTTTTAATTTTGTCATGGCGAGTCGCATTTCGATTCATTACTCTCGTTTATAACCCAAATTCAGATTGGTTTCAACCTTTGGCGTGGGGTAATCAATCAAACAGCTCCCCTCTGGAGTCGGAGCATTCTACCACTCGTGCCAGATTATTTCGCTGTCTGACAGCATAATTTCTTTACTTGTTATTTGATCTATCCACTTTCGCTCCAATCGCGGGAGCATCAATCAGACATGTCGCAAAAATCGAAAGAGACCTTACAGGTCAAGCCTTTGCCCAGAAAAGGCCGCTCTCCAAGTCGCTCTCCGAGACCGAAGGATCGCAAGAAAGTGCCGGCAGACACATCAAGCTATGGATCGGAGGGTGTCAAGGATAACAATATATTCCATCTTCCCTCTTCAGACTATAAGGTGCTCGTCTTGGTCACGCTTGTTGCTCTGGTTGTTCGTCTTTTCCGAATCTATCAGCCTTCGAGCGTCGTTTTCGACGAAGTCCAGTACGTCTTCATATCTTTTTGAATGCACATATTTTCGATACGCTATGATGCTAATCAATGATGAACAGCTTTGGCGGCTTCGCGAGCAAATATATAAAAGGCAGATTTTTCATGGATGTGCACCCTCCTCTCGCCAAACTGCTCATCACACttgctggctggctggctggttTTGATGGTAATTTTGACTTCAAGGACATTGGCAAGGATTATCTTGAACCTGGAGTCCCATATGTCGCTATGCGCTTGCTTCCAGCCGTATTGGGTGTCCTTACTGTTCCTTTGATGTTTCTGACCCTGAAGGCGAGTGGTTGCCGAACTATAACTGCTGTCCTTGGGGCCGGAGTCGTAATCTTTGGTAAGACTGATACTGATATATTTGACCAACCCATGGTCGCTGACCATCTGCAGAAAATGGTCTAATCACTCAATCCCGTCTAATCCTATTGGACTCGCCGTTGGTCTTCTTCACAGCACTCACGGCACTGGCGTTTACTAGTTTTACAAACCAGCAAGAGCTTGGACCTTCTCATGCCTTCCGTGGACCCTGGTGGTTCTGGTTGGCAGCAACGGGTCTATCCTTGGGCGCCACATTGAGCGTTAAATGGGTCGGGCTTTTCACAGTCGCGTGGGTCGGTTCTCTCACTGTCCTGCAACTGTGGGTGCTTTGGGGCGACGCCCAAAACGTCACACCGGTATGTCTTCGGTATCGCTTAGATCTTCCTCACTCTACGTCAAAGCTAATTGCTCCAGCGCTTATGGTTCAAACATTTCTTTGCCCGGGTTTTCTGTCTCATCATCGTTCCCCTTGGCATTTACTGTGGAATGTTCGCAATTCATTTCCTATGCTTGGTCAACCcgggagacggagatggaTTCATGTCCTCGGAATTTCAGGCCACATTAAACTCCAAGGGAATGCAAGATGTTCCTGCAGATGTTGTTTTCGGTTCACGTGTGAGCATTCGTCACCTAAACACTCAGGGTGGCTACCTTCACTCCCATGCCCATATGTATCCCACAGGAAGCAAACAACAGCAGATCACTCTCTATCCTCACAAAGACGAGAACAATGTCTTCATTCTTGAGAACCAGACCCAGCCCCTTGGTCCCTTTGGACAAGTGGAAGGCCCTTACGCTTGGGACAATATCACTACCGAGTACATCCAAGATGGTGCGGTGGTAAGACTCTACCATGCGATGACACATAGGAGACTTCACTCGCACGACGAGCGACCTCCTGTGACAGACGTCGATTGGCAATTTGAAGTGTCTGCGTATGGCTATGAGGGATTCCCGGGAGACGCAAACGATCTCTTCCGTGTTGAGATTGTCAAGTCGAAGTCCGACGgcgaggaagcgaagaaaagGCTGAGAACCATCGAATCTAAATTCCGGCTTGTCCATGTCATGACTGGCTGTGTTCTATTCTCTCACAAGGTGAAGCTTCCTGAGTGGGGTTTCGATCAGCAGGAAGTGACTTGCGCCAGAGGAGGCACCCTGCCGAACAGTCTTTGGTACATCGAGTCAAACCACCATCCGATGTTACCCGAGGATGCAGAAAAGGTCAATTACCGAAACCCTGGGTTCTTTGGGAAGTTCTGGGAGCTCCAGAAAGTCATGTGGACTACAAACGCTGGACTGACCGAGTCTCATGCCTGGGATTCTCGCCCACCATCGTGGCCAACACTGCTCAGGGGCATCAATTTCTGGGGTCGTGATCACCGTCAGATTTACCTCCTCGGCAACCCCTTCATCTGGTGGTCGTCGACTGCCGCCATTGTCGTCTATATTGTCTTTAAGGGCATCGCCGTTATCCGTTGGCAACGCAGTTGCGGTGATTATCGCAACGTCAACTTCAAGCGATTTGATTATGAAGTCGGTACGAGCGTGCTTGGCTGGGCTTTCCACTACTTCCCCTTTTATCTTATGGCTCGGCAGCTCTTTTTACATCACTACTTCCCGGCCCTCTACTTCGCCCTCATGGCGCTGTGCCAGGAGTTCGATTTTATCGCCAATCGCTTCAAGTCTTTCGGTCTGTCATCGAGGCCTATCATTGGCAAAGGATTGGTCGCAGTCTTTCTGGCTCTCAGCATCTTCACCTTCACTCTTTACTCCCCATTAGTCTATGGCAATCCTTGGACCCAAGATGCTTGCAAGAAGGTCAAACTTGTTAGCACTTGGGATTTTGATTGCAACACATTTTACACTGACGTAAGTGTTCCAGAATGGCAACCTCCGCGACGAGGACACTAGATGAATGAACGCCCGACGGCTGACGACAACACATTAGCTTGGTCAATATGTTACTCAATTTCTCAATGCGAACCCAATtgcatcatcaacgccttcCGCACAGGTAAATCCAGTTCCAGAATTGCCTGTCCAAAATTCACCCGTTAAGGAACCGCCGGTGGCACCGccccagcagcatcatcaggAGGTTCACAAGGAGGCTCAGGAGGCAAGCGTGACTTCACAGGCCCAACAGCCTCGCGGAACAATGGCGAGAGTGGAGTACCGTGATCAACATGGcaatgttcttgatgaggCGCTCGTCGCATCTCTTGCGAGGGAAGGCAAAGTTTCTTTTGAAACCCGGCATGAAACTCGGACTCGCCTTGAACATGCCCATGAAGTAGAGATGATAGATGGTCGAATCGCACCGCCACACCCAGATGTGGAAGGGCAAAATCCTGAAACTGTGAAGGACCAGGAGCACCAGGCTGCGGGAGACAGCCCAGCTTCGGCTGCTGTGGGCGAGAGATCAGTCAAGGAACCAAGTTCCCCTGAGCCAAAGCCGGCTAGCGAAGCAAAGGAGGCAACTCAGAATTAAAGCAACGAAAGGTCATACATACATGGAGTGTAATGAGTGGCATGGGCTGGTTGCTGCTCCTCTTTTCTGAACATTCGAGGCTTGGCAAAGTCGATTTCAATACTTCTTCTGTTAAACAAATATACATCTTGACCGAATGAAATGTGCGATTATACGTGTGATTTCCACAAATTTTGATGCGAGCCATACCCATAGGAGGATAATACCTGACAGCTCTGCGAGAAAATAGCATGAAAAAGAACAATTGATCCACGTATTGACTTCCATCAGAACATACTATGCACAAAAAGCTCTGGCAAGAGTCTGCAACCCAACCTTCTAGTCCTCACTGACGCTTTTAGTGTACAGCAATCAACATCGGGACACTTCCGACGTTCATCTCTAGCTTTCGATCCTCCACCGTATGCCCATCTAGTAGTCCCACTCCTCCTTACCGTACTTGTTGAAGCGTTCGTGAAGGTCCTGACGAAGAGAAGCGGGTTGTCAGCAATCTATTCACATGTACTACCTGACATAAGATCCGTCATGGAGATGAAAGGCGAGGGATCATTACCACGGGCAGAGTGACATTGGGAACAATGACGGTGTTCAGAGCGCTGGGAGCGTTTCTGAGGGGCTGGCTCTTGTCACCGTGAGGGTGGTACTGGTACTTGTAGATCTTGCCGTCGTCATCGCGCTCCCAAGGCATGGCGCTCTCGCCGATACGAACGTTGCTCTCAGAGGTTACCGAGGTGGGCTTTCTGCCGAAGTACCTGTTGACAAATAATTGGTAAGCGGCGTCCGCATCAATCCAGCGTGCAATTAGCGACAATCGGGTTCTGCAGTCGCTTTTTCGTGTCGAATGTGGGCGATAGGGAGGAGGATTATTCACCATCCAGCAATCAGAAAAGCTCCGGACATAACACCGAGTAGAACCTGCAACATCCTTTAGCGAGGAATCCAATCAGTCGAGCGGAGCTTGGTACGAGATCCATACATAGAGCTCGGGGTCGCGCTTGGGGGCCTTGTCGAGGGtggcctcctccagcttggaGCTGTAGTTTCGGCGCGGGGCAGCCCGGAAAAGAGACTGACGGGCGAAAGCCCGGCGGGAAGCCATGGCAGCAATTGAAGACATGTTGAAGATTTGTAGGTTTCAAGACTGGTTGTCTGCGAGGACTGCAATCGGGGGTTCTCTGAGAGAAAGTGGGAAGATCGAAAGTGTCAAACGATGATGTTCCCGGCGCATCATCAGGTGACATCCCGTTGGCCCATCCGCTCCCGACGCTTAGTCATGCATATTATCGGGCTGGGACTCGCTGCCTGTAAAAGGCAAAATATCATCGTTCAATGAATCGCCGAGCGCGCAAGGGTGCCAATGCCCCGTCAATGCGAAAAAGGGTTCCAGGGTGCTTGCTAACTCACTCGCCTTTGGACTGGTTTTTCTTCCAGCCGTGATGTGACGAAGAtttgccttcttcctcttaCCTCCGCTCCATCAGCTTCGCGACTGTACCCAAGGTTTGTGAGGAACCCGTCTCCGATAGGGGGCAATGAAATATCCTCTGCTCTGCTCCCAGGGGCTTGCAGTATTGAGATTTCATAAGCACACATGAAACTAACTGCACCGCTATATCATAGGTAGCTTACATTCCTTTGTGATCCATTATTCCTGTTGCGAAAGATAACGCAGAAATAATTCCCTGTCACTCATCCACGTCTAAACTTCGATTAGCGTCGTCTCATATATTTTGTGCGGCTGGGCGGCCGTAGGCTCAAGCAGTCCCCGAGGATCTTTTCGCTTCCTCCAAATACAAACTATGCCATGATCAATCGGCGTTCCTGCTAAGTAGAGATTCTTATCAAGTCGTGGACAATCATGTCATCTGCGCCGGAGACGAGCGATGCGGATCATGTGTCGACCGCACAACCTGCCCTCGGTATTCCACGCCCTCCTTCGGTCGGGGGCATCTCCTCTCGAATGACAGATGTGGCATCAGAAGATGGCGAACAATCCCAAGCAAATACTGGGATTTCATCACGTCCGCCTCAGTCACAGAGATCTCTTTCTAGACGAGGCCCCCCACCCGCGAGAAGTTCAATCACCGCACACAGCCAGATGACAAGTAGACCAGGCAGCTCTGCCAGCAGATTGAGTCGCAGTCACATTCCTTCGCTCACTGCCCAGGGCTTTTTTCGACCTATGTCCTCTCAGCGGCTCCAAGCGCATCGAGGTCGGCCCGTCACTAAAGAAACGGCAACGCCATCCGAGGATTGGAATGACCAACTCGACCAAAATAGGCAAAGCATAATCTCGAATGGTACTTTCCCCCAGAGTTCTGCTCCACAGGAAGAAGCTCCTCCATCGCGAGGAACCGAGTTTACGGATCCCATAATCCCAGACAGAAACACATCGAACGCCAGTCCCTTCGGAAATACGACGTCAAGAAGCGTGGGCGAGAGTGCGAAACTTTTGCACGATCGGGACAGAGTGTATAAAATTACGCCACAGCACCTCGATCTGGGAGCGAATCATAACATCGAAAAAAGCGATCCTTCCCAACGATCCCCTCTGTCGTTTCTGTCGCTACAAAACGGAAATACTGCGCCAGAACCCCGCGATAATCGTGCTCATGAGCGATTGTCATCTGCAGATTCATCTCCTGGATCCATCCAGAAGCAACATCACGCACCAACTAGTGCTAACTTGGGCAAGAATTATGAGTACTTCACCGGTAACACCCTGTTCTTTGGCGGCGGTCGGTTCCAGAATTCTAGAGACAAGCCCATCAACATTGCAACTGGCATCTTTGTGGTTCTGCCTTCCGCTTTGTTCTTTGCATATTCGGCTCCTTGGCTCTGGCATCATATCTCACCTGCGGTCCCGATATTGTTTGCCTATCTCTTTTACATATGCTTTTCTTCATTCATACACGCCTCGGTCGTCGATCCTGGGATCATTCCTCGAAACCTTCATCCAATGCCACCGCCGGAACCCTCGGGCGACCCATTGTTGATCGGACCGCCTACCAATGActgggtgatggtgaagctGGCAACATCTGATGTCGCGGCAATGGACGTTCCGGTGAAGTACTGCAAGACTTGCAACATCTGGCGCCCGCCGCGCTGCTACCATTGCCGCGTATGCGACAACTGCGTTGAAACTCTAGATC contains the following coding sequences:
- the pmt1 gene encoding protein mannosyltransferase 1 translates to MSQKSKETLQVKPLPRKGRSPSRSPRPKDRKKVPADTSSYGSEGVKDNNIFHLPSSDYKVLVLVTLVALVVRLFRIYQPSSVVFDEVHFGGFASKYIKGRFFMDVHPPLAKLLITLAGWLAGFDGNFDFKDIGKDYLEPGVPYVAMRLLPAVLGVLTVPLMFLTLKASGCRTITAVLGAGVVIFENGLITQSRLILLDSPLVFFTALTALAFTSFTNQQELGPSHAFRGPWWFWLAATGLSLGATLSVKWVGLFTVAWVGSLTVLQLWVLWGDAQNVTPRLWFKHFFARVFCLIIVPLGIYCGMFAIHFLCLVNPGDGDGFMSSEFQATLNSKGMQDVPADVVFGSRVSIRHLNTQGGYLHSHAHMYPTGSKQQQITLYPHKDENNVFILENQTQPLGPFGQVEGPYAWDNITTEYIQDGAVVRLYHAMTHRRLHSHDERPPVTDVDWQFEVSAYGYEGFPGDANDLFRVEIVKSKSDGEEAKKRLRTIESKFRLVHVMTGCVLFSHKVKLPEWGFDQQEVTCARGGTLPNSLWYIESNHHPMLPEDAEKVNYRNPGFFGKFWELQKVMWTTNAGLTESHAWDSRPPSWPTLLRGINFWGRDHRQIYLLGNPFIWWSSTAAIVVYIVFKGIAVIRWQRSCGDYRNVNFKRFDYEVGTSVLGWAFHYFPFYLMARQLFLHHYFPALYFALMALCQEFDFIANRFKSFGLSSRPIIGKGLVAVFLALSIFTFTLYSPLVYGNPWTQDACKKVKLVSTWDFDCNTFYTDLGQYVTQFLNANPIASSTPSAQVNPVPELPVQNSPVKEPPVAPPQQHHQEVHKEAQEASVTSQAQQPRGTMARVEYRDQHGNVLDEALVASLAREGKVSFETRHETRTRLEHAHEVEMIDGRIAPPHPDVEGQNPETVKDQEHQAAGDSPASAAVGERSVKEPSSPEPKPASEAKEATQN
- the erf2 gene encoding palmitoyltransferase ERF2 produces the protein MSSAPETSDADHVSTAQPALGIPRPPSVGGISSRMTDVASEDGEQSQANTGISSRPPQSQRSLSRRGPPPARSSITAHSQMTSRPGSSASRLSRSHIPSLTAQGFFRPMSSQRLQAHRGRPVTKETATPSEDWNDQLDQNRQSIISNGTFPQSSAPQEEAPPSRGTEFTDPIIPDRNTSNASPFGNTTSRSVGESAKLLHDRDRVYKITPQHLDLGANHNIEKSDPSQRSPLSFLSLQNGNTAPEPRDNRAHERLSSADSSPGSIQKQHHAPTSANLGKNYEYFTGNTLFFGGGRFQNSRDKPINIATGIFVVLPSALFFAYSAPWLWHHISPAVPILFAYLFYICFSSFIHASVVDPGIIPRNLHPMPPPEPSGDPLLIGPPTNDWVMVKLATSDVAAMDVPVKYCKTCNIWRPPRCYHCRVCDNCVETLDHHCVWLNNCVGRRNYRYFFAFVSSATLLALFLLGASLAHVLVYRAREGVSFGSAIDKWRVPWAMVIYGALAAPYPASLWAYHLFLIGRGETTREYLNSHKFAKADRHRPFTQGNIFRNWISVLARPRPPTYLQFKRPYQEGDQRLSAMKRKDRPRDVEAQADIEMQHVPPTPRQG